The following are from one region of the Actinoplanes sp. L3-i22 genome:
- a CDS encoding ABC transporter permease — MVAYLIRRLINAVVTLLVVTLVTFGIFFMVPKLTGSDPALLYIGKTADKVALEGIREKMGLNDPILVQYGKFLKGIVVGRDYANGPDVQHCDAPCLGYSFKTEQEVTPLLMDDLPVTFSLAVGAAILWLLGGVVAGVISALKKGSISDRSVMIVALAGVSLPIYFTGLLSKQIFVNWLGWLPEGNYVPFLESPSDWFIQMLLPWITLAFLFAATYARLTRANMLETLGEDYIRTARAKGLRERAVIGKHALRSGLTPIVTVFGLDLGALLGGALLTETVFNLRGLGYQAFQAIKTSDLPVILGVTLIAAFFIVTANLIVDLVYSAIDPRVRLG; from the coding sequence GTGGTGGCTTATCTCATCCGGCGGCTGATCAACGCCGTCGTCACGCTGCTCGTGGTCACACTCGTGACTTTCGGCATCTTCTTCATGGTTCCGAAGCTCACCGGCAGTGACCCGGCGTTGCTCTACATCGGTAAGACCGCCGACAAGGTCGCGCTCGAGGGCATCCGGGAGAAGATGGGCCTCAACGACCCGATCCTGGTGCAGTACGGCAAGTTCCTCAAAGGCATCGTCGTGGGCCGCGACTACGCGAACGGCCCGGACGTCCAGCACTGCGACGCGCCCTGCCTCGGCTACTCGTTCAAGACCGAGCAGGAGGTGACCCCGCTCCTGATGGACGACCTGCCGGTGACGTTCTCGCTGGCTGTCGGCGCGGCGATCCTCTGGCTGCTCGGCGGCGTCGTCGCGGGGGTGATCTCGGCCCTGAAAAAGGGCTCGATCTCCGATCGCTCGGTGATGATCGTCGCGTTGGCCGGCGTCTCGTTACCCATCTACTTCACCGGCCTGCTGTCCAAACAGATCTTCGTGAACTGGCTCGGCTGGCTTCCGGAGGGCAACTACGTGCCCTTCCTGGAGAGTCCCAGTGACTGGTTCATCCAGATGCTGCTGCCCTGGATCACGCTGGCGTTCCTCTTCGCGGCCACCTACGCCCGGCTGACCCGGGCGAACATGCTGGAGACCCTCGGCGAGGACTACATCCGGACGGCCCGGGCCAAGGGCCTGCGGGAGCGGGCGGTGATCGGCAAGCACGCGCTGCGTTCGGGCCTGACCCCGATCGTCACCGTCTTCGGCCTCGACCTCGGCGCGCTGCTCGGTGGCGCGCTGCTCACCGAGACCGTCTTCAACCTGCGCGGCCTGGGCTACCAGGCGTTCCAGGCGATCAAGACCAGCGACCTGCCGGTGATCCTGGGCGTCACCCTGATCGCCGCGTTCTTCATCGTCACCGCGAACCTGATCGTCGATCTGGTTTACAGCGCCATCGACCCGCGCGTGCGGCTGGGCTGA
- a CDS encoding ABC transporter substrate-binding protein yields the protein MSRKTRAIAAAGVALALGLTTAACGGSKSDDNKSDSSSGSKAAYNAAITSVVNPSTAKGGTLNLWSAQDADFWDPARGYYAFVWNLNRLYTRKLVDYASAPEKAGLALQPDLASAMPEISADKLTYTFKLKSGIKFDDGTAITSKDIKYGIERIFAQDVLPGGPVYLIDILDQGQGYKGPYKDTDPNKLGLKTVETPDDSTIVFHLKKAQSDFLYLLAMPGAGPVPQKRDKGAQYNASPASSGPYMFKEGSIQPGKGATWVRNPNWDASTDTIRKALPDQINLTVTTNAEDMDSRLIAGTADLDVGQTGVQAAARTKILQDPTLKANADTPTTGFLRYAALSTNVAPFDNVECRKAVIYAADPTSLQTARGGPIAGGDIGTSMLPPNIAGSDTKYDPFNRLQGKPQAEEAKKALAACGKPTGFDTKIAVRNNKPAEVKTAEALQAALKQVGINAQIEQYDGGNISSVIGAPDNVKAKGYGIEIAGWGADYPTGSGYLQPLADSRFILKNGNYNLPLIKDPSIDALFDQAAGETDATKAADIYSQINHKIMEGAYYMPFVVDKALNYRNPRLTNVYIHDAFGMVDFQALGTSDGK from the coding sequence GTGTCCAGGAAGACTAGGGCGATTGCGGCGGCCGGCGTCGCGCTCGCGCTCGGCCTCACGACCGCCGCATGCGGCGGTTCCAAGAGCGATGACAACAAGAGCGACAGCTCCAGCGGCAGCAAGGCCGCATACAACGCCGCGATCACCAGCGTGGTCAACCCGTCCACTGCCAAGGGCGGCACGCTCAACCTGTGGTCCGCGCAGGACGCCGACTTCTGGGACCCGGCGCGTGGCTACTACGCGTTCGTCTGGAACCTGAACCGGCTCTACACCCGCAAGCTCGTCGACTACGCGTCAGCGCCGGAGAAGGCCGGTCTGGCGCTCCAGCCCGACCTGGCCTCGGCGATGCCGGAGATCAGCGCGGACAAGCTGACCTACACCTTCAAGCTGAAGAGCGGCATCAAGTTCGACGACGGCACCGCGATCACGTCGAAGGACATCAAGTACGGCATCGAGCGCATCTTCGCGCAGGACGTGCTGCCGGGCGGCCCGGTCTACCTGATCGACATCCTCGACCAGGGCCAGGGCTACAAGGGTCCGTACAAGGACACCGACCCGAACAAGCTGGGCCTGAAGACCGTCGAGACGCCGGACGACTCGACGATCGTCTTCCACCTGAAGAAGGCGCAGTCGGACTTCCTCTACCTGCTGGCCATGCCGGGCGCCGGCCCGGTGCCGCAGAAGCGGGACAAGGGCGCGCAGTACAACGCCTCCCCGGCTTCCTCGGGCCCGTACATGTTCAAGGAAGGCAGCATCCAGCCCGGTAAGGGTGCCACCTGGGTCCGCAACCCGAACTGGGACGCGTCCACGGACACCATCCGCAAGGCGCTGCCGGACCAGATCAACCTGACCGTCACCACCAACGCCGAGGACATGGACAGCCGGCTCATCGCCGGTACCGCGGACCTCGACGTCGGCCAGACCGGTGTGCAGGCGGCCGCGCGGACCAAGATCCTCCAGGACCCGACCCTGAAGGCGAACGCGGACACCCCGACCACCGGCTTCCTCCGCTACGCCGCGCTCAGCACCAACGTCGCGCCGTTCGACAACGTCGAGTGCCGCAAGGCGGTCATCTACGCCGCCGACCCGACCTCGCTGCAGACCGCCCGTGGCGGCCCGATCGCGGGTGGCGACATCGGCACCAGCATGCTGCCGCCGAACATCGCCGGCTCGGACACCAAGTACGACCCGTTCAACCGCCTCCAGGGCAAGCCGCAGGCCGAGGAGGCCAAGAAGGCCCTCGCCGCGTGTGGCAAGCCGACCGGCTTCGACACCAAGATCGCGGTCCGGAACAACAAGCCGGCTGAGGTCAAGACCGCCGAGGCGCTGCAGGCCGCTCTGAAGCAGGTCGGCATCAACGCGCAGATCGAGCAGTACGACGGTGGCAACATCTCCTCCGTCATCGGTGCGCCGGACAACGTCAAGGCCAAGGGCTACGGCATCGAGATCGCCGGCTGGGGCGCCGACTACCCGACCGGTTCGGGCTACCTGCAGCCGCTGGCCGACAGCCGGTTCATCCTGAAGAACGGCAACTACAACCTGCCGCTCATCAAGGACCCGTCGATCGACGCGCTGTTCGACCAGGCCGCGGGCGAGACCGACGCCACCAAGGCGGCGGACATCTACTCGCAGATCAACCACAAGATCATGGAAGGCGCCTACTACATGCCGTTCGTGGTCGACAAGGCGCTCAACTACCGCAACCCGCGGCTGACGAACGTCTACATCCACGACGCGTTCGGCATGGTGGACTTCCAGGCCCTCGGCACCAGCGACGGCAAGTAA
- a CDS encoding ABC transporter permease, protein MSLGPEASVTDEDSAPAADAADVRGPAEKAIAGRSLRQIAWRRLKRDKVALGGACVVIFLIVVAILAPLLSKWLGHPIDEFHNDTLDPTFGTPKGAFGGISKEYILGVEPDSGRDIFSRVLYGAQTSLTVAFLSALVSTILGVAFGLAAGFLGGWVDSVISRVMDFLLAFPQLLFSIALVSVLPYELLGLNARWSRVAVLVCVIGFFGWPYIGRIVRGQTLSLREREFVEAARSMGARSPRILVRELLPNLAAPILVYTTLIIPTNILTEAALSFLGVGIPPPNPSWGGMLSSAVPIYQIDPMFMIIPGTLIFITVLAFNLFGDGLRDALDPKAR, encoded by the coding sequence ATGTCGCTTGGCCCAGAAGCGTCGGTCACCGACGAGGACTCGGCACCGGCGGCCGACGCGGCTGATGTGCGGGGGCCCGCCGAGAAGGCGATCGCCGGCCGCTCGCTGAGGCAGATCGCGTGGCGCCGTCTGAAGAGGGACAAGGTGGCCCTCGGTGGCGCCTGTGTCGTCATCTTCCTGATCGTGGTCGCGATCCTGGCGCCGTTGCTGTCGAAATGGCTCGGTCATCCGATCGACGAGTTCCACAACGACACCCTGGACCCGACCTTCGGTACTCCGAAGGGCGCGTTCGGTGGCATCAGCAAGGAATACATCCTCGGCGTCGAGCCGGACTCCGGCCGGGACATCTTCAGCCGGGTCCTCTACGGCGCGCAGACTTCGCTGACGGTCGCCTTCCTCTCCGCGCTCGTCTCCACCATCCTCGGCGTGGCCTTCGGCCTGGCGGCCGGCTTCCTCGGCGGCTGGGTCGACTCGGTGATCAGCCGGGTGATGGACTTCCTGCTCGCCTTCCCCCAGTTGCTCTTCTCGATCGCACTGGTCTCGGTTCTGCCGTACGAACTGTTGGGGCTCAACGCCCGATGGTCCCGGGTCGCGGTGCTGGTCTGCGTGATCGGCTTCTTCGGCTGGCCGTACATCGGCCGGATCGTCCGTGGGCAGACGCTGTCGCTGCGCGAACGTGAGTTCGTCGAGGCGGCCCGCAGCATGGGCGCCCGCTCCCCCCGGATCCTGGTGCGGGAGCTGCTGCCGAACCTGGCGGCGCCGATCCTGGTCTACACCACGCTGATCATCCCGACGAACATTCTCACCGAGGCCGCGCTCAGCTTCCTCGGCGTCGGTATCCCGCCGCCCAACCCGTCGTGGGGCGGCATGCTCTCGTCGGCGGTGCCGATCTACCAGATCGACCCGATGTTCATGATCATTCCAGGCACGTTGATCTTCATTACCGTCCTGGCCTTCAACCTCTTCGGTGACGGCCTGCGTGACGCGCTCGACCCGAAGGCCCGCTGA
- the recR gene encoding recombination mediator RecR has translation MYEGAIQDLIDELGRLPGVGPKSAQRIAFHVLSADPADVNRLSTALRKVKELVRFCTTCFNVAESEQCRVCRDPRRTNEVLCVVEEPKDVVAIERTGEFRGRYHVLGGAINPLEGVGPDNLKIRELLIRLGTGEIKELILATDPNTEGEATATYLALLVKPMGIAVTRLASGLPVGGDLEYADEITLGRAFEGRRAV, from the coding sequence GTGTATGAGGGCGCCATCCAGGACCTGATCGATGAGCTGGGCCGGTTGCCGGGCGTCGGCCCGAAGTCGGCCCAGCGCATCGCGTTCCATGTGCTTTCCGCGGATCCGGCCGACGTGAATCGGCTGTCGACGGCTCTGCGCAAGGTGAAGGAGCTGGTCCGCTTCTGCACCACCTGTTTCAACGTGGCCGAGTCCGAGCAGTGCCGGGTCTGCCGCGATCCGCGCCGCACCAACGAGGTGCTGTGTGTGGTCGAGGAGCCGAAGGACGTCGTCGCGATCGAGCGGACCGGTGAGTTCCGTGGGCGGTACCACGTGCTCGGCGGGGCGATCAACCCGCTGGAGGGCGTCGGGCCGGATAACCTGAAGATCCGTGAGCTGCTGATCCGCCTCGGTACCGGGGAGATCAAGGAGCTGATCCTGGCCACCGATCCGAACACCGAGGGTGAGGCGACGGCGACCTATCTGGCGCTGCTCGTGAAGCCGATGGGGATCGCGGTGACCCGGCTGGCGAGTGGTCTGCCGGTCGGCGGTGACTTGGAGTACGCGGACGAGATCACCCTCGGTAGGGCCTTCGAGGGCCGCCGCGCGGTCTGA
- a CDS encoding YbaB/EbfC family nucleoid-associated protein has protein sequence MRPGGQPNMQQLMKQAQKMQQQVAQAQAELAEAELTGTAGGGLVTVTVTGLGEYKAVKIDPKVVDADDVETLEDLVLAAIHNAAEAQRELAEEKMGPATGGLSLPGF, from the coding sequence ATGCGCCCCGGTGGACAGCCGAACATGCAGCAGCTGATGAAGCAGGCGCAGAAGATGCAGCAGCAGGTCGCCCAGGCGCAGGCCGAGCTGGCCGAGGCCGAGCTGACCGGTACGGCCGGCGGTGGCCTGGTGACGGTGACGGTGACCGGCCTGGGTGAGTACAAGGCCGTCAAGATCGACCCGAAGGTGGTCGACGCCGACGACGTCGAGACGCTGGAGGATCTGGTGCTCGCCGCGATCCACAATGCCGCCGAGGCGCAGCGGGAGCTGGCCGAGGAGAAGATGGGTCCGGCCACCGGTGGCCTGTCCCTGCCGGGGTTCTGA
- a CDS encoding DNA polymerase III subunit gamma and tau: MALALYRKYRPRTFAEVIGQEHVTEPLSQALRSGRLNHAYLFSGPRGCGKTSSARILARSLNCEQGPTPEPCGVCLSCKSLANDGAGSIDVIEIDAASHGGVDDARELREKAFFAPANSRYKIYVIDEAHMVSSAGFNALLKLVEEPPEYVKFIFATTEPDKVLGTIRSRTHHYPFRLIPPATLRPYLQTLTEAEGVKVEPAVFPLVVRAGGGSARDSLSVLDQLIAGAGPDGVSYARAVALLGVTDAALIDEMCNALAAGDGAAAYETIDRVAEAGHDPRRYASDLLERLRDLIILQQVPDAVAKGLIDGPADQLEAMHGQAAVLGAATLSRCADIVHNGLVEMRGTTAPRLLLELITARMLLPGADDSAGALLQRLERLEKQGPISDVRAVAPVPSSGAEVVAPAGGPVAVAPDSAGGGGLAAARAAAAAAARGKAAGSARPVSPAAAPVSAVPASAPAPAVADPAPPAVAPVSAAPAVSAAPVAPAPASVAPVSAAPGGGPAEADWNQVADGGYYDDEPPWDEEPPADSEPAAPAPPRAGLPQVRTVWLAFGAKDDKIQAMQAHGIGLRDVDGETVRFTAPNPRYAERFLTYTDRIAAEFAGELGGRWQIRCDVGDAVAEAPARDNVAPQGRAPSADQAAGRDQATGRDQSAGRRMPAARPPSSAGSPAATSSAAPSSAAPERNTGRTESRPSRPQRAPATDDADDWPAASQPAPSTPLPPEPTDDHGPAAARSAPSGARPPESAGDSRSAPADPGPLPPEPADDPYADSASPSEPSAGEVQQSADTDWPEPVRPGTATLRSVPPPADDDWPEPVKPGSQPQAGGAVPAGSAYASAAPAGQVADSARATAVPAGLGSTAYSASDGGISAASTGPAMNPAGSAAASAAPAPTVEDRGSGSAPGPGAGVSAGPGAGVPAGSGSVGSGSVGSGSDGPAGSAIAAARAAAIAPQAAASAANAGASASGAGAVSGAPARSAAMEAARAAASRGGNASPNSGLAAARAAAANAGKPTTKAAAPSGGPGGSAWSDGTPIGEAPYDPEYDGAPPPQAGGFEGFDPGDEPSDEVIDEKTARQSSEEHALQLLRDAFGAEKIGEM; this comes from the coding sequence GTGGCTCTCGCCCTCTACCGCAAGTACCGACCTCGCACGTTCGCCGAGGTCATCGGTCAGGAGCACGTGACCGAGCCGCTGTCGCAGGCATTGCGCAGCGGCCGGCTGAACCACGCCTATCTCTTCTCCGGGCCACGCGGCTGCGGCAAGACGTCCAGCGCGCGCATCCTGGCCCGCTCGCTCAACTGTGAGCAGGGCCCCACGCCGGAGCCGTGCGGCGTCTGCCTGTCCTGCAAGTCGCTCGCCAACGACGGCGCCGGCTCGATCGACGTGATCGAGATCGACGCGGCCAGTCACGGCGGTGTCGACGACGCCCGTGAGCTGCGGGAGAAGGCGTTCTTCGCGCCGGCCAACAGCCGCTACAAGATCTACGTGATCGACGAGGCGCACATGGTCTCGTCGGCCGGCTTCAACGCGCTGCTCAAGCTCGTCGAGGAGCCGCCGGAATATGTGAAGTTCATCTTCGCCACCACCGAGCCGGACAAGGTGCTCGGCACGATCCGCTCGCGGACGCATCACTACCCGTTCCGGCTGATCCCGCCCGCGACGCTCCGGCCATACCTGCAGACCCTCACCGAGGCCGAGGGCGTCAAGGTCGAGCCGGCGGTGTTCCCACTGGTGGTGCGGGCCGGCGGCGGCAGCGCGCGGGACTCGCTCTCGGTCCTCGACCAGCTGATCGCCGGCGCCGGGCCGGACGGGGTGAGCTACGCCCGCGCGGTCGCCCTGCTCGGCGTCACCGACGCGGCCCTGATCGACGAGATGTGCAACGCCCTGGCCGCCGGGGACGGCGCCGCGGCCTACGAGACCATCGACCGGGTCGCCGAGGCCGGCCACGACCCCCGGCGGTACGCGTCCGACCTGCTCGAACGCCTCCGCGATCTGATCATCCTGCAGCAGGTGCCGGACGCGGTCGCCAAGGGCCTGATCGACGGCCCGGCCGACCAGCTCGAGGCGATGCACGGCCAGGCCGCCGTCCTCGGCGCGGCGACCCTCTCCCGCTGCGCGGACATCGTGCACAACGGTCTGGTCGAGATGCGCGGGACGACCGCACCGCGGCTCCTGCTGGAGCTGATCACCGCACGGATGCTGCTTCCCGGGGCCGACGACTCGGCCGGGGCGCTGCTGCAGCGGTTGGAGCGTCTGGAAAAACAAGGACCGATTTCCGACGTACGGGCGGTGGCTCCGGTCCCGTCGTCGGGCGCTGAGGTCGTGGCGCCCGCCGGTGGGCCGGTCGCGGTCGCGCCGGACTCCGCCGGCGGTGGTGGGCTGGCTGCCGCACGGGCGGCTGCCGCGGCGGCGGCTCGGGGGAAGGCGGCCGGGTCGGCACGTCCCGTCTCGCCGGCGGCTGCTCCGGTCTCCGCTGTGCCCGCGTCTGCGCCCGCTCCGGCGGTGGCTGACCCGGCTCCTCCTGCTGTTGCGCCGGTTTCTGCCGCGCCTGCGGTTTCGGCCGCGCCGGTCGCTCCTGCTCCTGCTTCTGTGGCGCCGGTTTCGGCTGCTCCCGGGGGTGGGCCTGCGGAGGCTGACTGGAACCAGGTGGCCGACGGCGGTTACTACGACGACGAGCCGCCGTGGGACGAGGAACCGCCGGCCGACTCGGAACCGGCCGCGCCGGCGCCGCCCCGGGCCGGGCTGCCCCAGGTCCGCACGGTCTGGCTGGCCTTCGGCGCGAAGGACGACAAGATCCAGGCGATGCAGGCGCACGGCATCGGCCTGCGGGACGTGGACGGCGAGACGGTCCGGTTCACCGCCCCGAACCCGAGGTATGCGGAACGTTTCCTCACCTACACCGACCGGATCGCGGCGGAGTTCGCCGGCGAGCTCGGCGGCCGCTGGCAGATCCGCTGCGACGTGGGTGACGCCGTCGCCGAGGCTCCGGCCCGCGACAACGTGGCTCCCCAGGGGCGCGCTCCGTCCGCCGACCAGGCCGCGGGCCGCGACCAGGCGACCGGCCGGGACCAGTCCGCGGGCCGCCGGATGCCGGCCGCCCGCCCGCCGTCGTCCGCCGGCTCGCCCGCGGCCACCTCTTCGGCGGCGCCCTCGTCGGCGGCGCCCGAGCGCAACACCGGGCGCACGGAGTCCCGCCCGTCCCGGCCGCAGCGAGCCCCGGCCACCGACGATGCCGACGACTGGCCGGCGGCTTCCCAGCCGGCCCCGTCCACGCCACTCCCGCCCGAGCCGACCGACGACCACGGCCCGGCGGCAGCCCGTTCGGCTCCGTCCGGCGCGCGCCCGCCCGAGTCGGCGGGTGACAGCCGGTCTGCTCCGGCCGATCCCGGCCCGTTGCCGCCGGAACCTGCCGATGATCCTTACGCCGACTCCGCGAGCCCTTCCGAGCCGTCCGCCGGTGAGGTTCAGCAGAGCGCCGACACCGACTGGCCGGAGCCGGTTCGTCCGGGCACGGCGACTCTGCGGTCGGTCCCGCCCCCGGCTGACGATGACTGGCCGGAACCGGTCAAACCCGGCTCCCAGCCGCAGGCCGGCGGAGCGGTCCCGGCCGGCAGCGCCTACGCCTCCGCGGCACCTGCCGGCCAGGTGGCTGACAGCGCTCGGGCCACCGCGGTGCCCGCGGGCCTCGGCTCGACTGCTTATTCGGCGTCGGATGGCGGCATCTCCGCGGCCTCGACCGGCCCGGCGATGAATCCCGCCGGGTCCGCGGCTGCCTCGGCCGCGCCGGCGCCGACTGTGGAAGATCGCGGCTCCGGCAGCGCGCCTGGGCCGGGGGCCGGCGTCTCGGCGGGCCCTGGGGCCGGTGTTCCGGCCGGGTCTGGTTCGGTTGGGTCTGGTTCGGTTGGGTCTGGTTCGGATGGGCCGGCTGGGTCGGCGATTGCTGCGGCGCGGGCGGCGGCGATCGCTCCGCAGGCGGCCGCGTCGGCTGCGAATGCGGGGGCGTCCGCTTCGGGGGCCGGCGCGGTTTCGGGGGCGCCGGCTCGGTCGGCGGCGATGGAGGCGGCTCGGGCTGCCGCGTCGCGTGGGGGGAACGCGAGCCCGAACAGCGGGCTGGCCGCCGCCCGCGCGGCCGCCGCCAACGCCGGAAAGCCGACGACCAAGGCCGCGGCCCCGTCCGGCGGCCCGGGCGGTTCTGCCTGGTCGGACGGCACGCCGATCGGCGAGGCGCCCTACGACCCGGAATACGACGGCGCGCCGCCTCCCCAGGCCGGCGGATTCGAGGGCTTCGACCCGGGGGATGAGCCGTCGGACGAGGTCATCGACGAGAAGACGGCCCGCCAGAGCAGCGAGGAACACGCCCTCCAACTGCTCCGCGACGCCTTCGGTGCCGAGAAGATCGGCGAGATGTAG
- a CDS encoding STAS domain-containing protein: protein MRATVTEHRPDVAVLHLKGELDADTADELRVVFSGLLDRPVPRIVVDLTELKFCDSIGLSTFIISKEVIAARGGWLSFASANPFLTRLLVTVGLARYFAIFPEVDDAIAAGQL, encoded by the coding sequence ATGCGCGCCACCGTCACCGAGCACCGGCCTGATGTTGCCGTGCTGCACCTCAAGGGCGAGCTCGACGCGGACACCGCCGACGAGCTGCGCGTCGTCTTCTCCGGACTGTTGGATCGCCCGGTGCCACGGATCGTGGTGGACCTGACCGAGCTGAAATTCTGCGACTCGATCGGGTTGAGCACGTTCATCATCAGTAAAGAGGTCATCGCGGCCCGGGGCGGCTGGCTCAGCTTCGCCTCCGCGAACCCGTTTCTCACCAGACTGCTGGTGACCGTCGGGCTGGCCCGTTACTTCGCGATCTTCCCGGAGGTGGACGACGCCATCGCGGCCGGCCAGCTGTGA
- the deoD gene encoding purine-nucleoside phosphorylase → MSVHIGAKPGEIAERVLLPGDPVRAKWIAETFLEDAVCYTQVRGMLGFTGTWQGQRVSVQGSGMGMPSASIYTHELINEYGVKSVIRIGSCGALAMDLNLGDVVAAIGSATDSNMNRARFDGLIDYAPVADFGLLRTAVDIAEARGVPMRVGPILAADAFYTDRPDLYDALALYGVLAVEMESAAIYTIAARYGAKALTILTVSDHIKRGEAMAADQREQGFSNMVKIGLDTIIAGA, encoded by the coding sequence ATGAGCGTGCACATCGGGGCGAAGCCCGGGGAGATCGCCGAGCGGGTGCTGCTGCCCGGTGACCCGGTGCGGGCCAAGTGGATCGCGGAGACGTTCCTCGAGGACGCGGTCTGCTACACCCAGGTCCGCGGGATGCTCGGCTTCACCGGCACCTGGCAGGGGCAGCGGGTCTCGGTGCAGGGCTCCGGCATGGGTATGCCGTCGGCGTCCATCTACACCCACGAGCTGATCAACGAGTACGGGGTGAAGTCGGTCATCCGGATCGGCTCCTGCGGCGCGCTCGCGATGGACCTGAACCTCGGTGACGTCGTCGCCGCGATCGGTTCGGCGACCGATTCCAACATGAACCGGGCCCGCTTCGACGGCCTGATCGACTACGCCCCGGTGGCCGACTTCGGCCTGCTGCGCACCGCGGTCGACATCGCCGAGGCGCGCGGCGTCCCGATGCGGGTCGGCCCGATCCTGGCCGCCGACGCGTTCTACACCGACCGCCCCGACCTGTACGACGCGCTGGCCCTCTACGGCGTGCTCGCGGTCGAGATGGAGTCCGCCGCGATCTACACCATCGCGGCCCGCTACGGCGCCAAGGCGCTGACCATCCTGACCGTGAGCGATCACATCAAGCGGGGCGAGGCGATGGCCGCGGACCAGCGCGAGCAGGGCTTCAGCAACATGGTCAAGATCGGTCTCGACACGATCATCGCCGGCGCCTGA
- a CDS encoding nucleoside deaminase: MIRRGRHELWMRRALSVASTSPSDVPVGAIVLDPDGAELAVAGNERELTGDPTAHAEILALRRAAAVRGEWRLDGCTLVVTLEPCTMCAGALVLARISTLVFGAWEPKTGAVGSLWDVVRDPRLNHRPEVYGGILEPECARLMRDFFR, translated from the coding sequence GTGATTCGTCGCGGGCGGCATGAGCTGTGGATGCGGCGGGCCCTGTCCGTCGCGTCCACCTCGCCGTCGGACGTGCCGGTCGGGGCGATCGTCCTCGACCCGGACGGCGCCGAGCTGGCCGTCGCCGGCAACGAACGTGAGCTCACCGGGGACCCGACCGCGCACGCCGAGATCCTGGCGCTGCGCCGGGCGGCCGCGGTCCGCGGTGAGTGGCGGCTGGACGGCTGCACCCTGGTGGTCACCCTGGAGCCGTGCACGATGTGCGCCGGCGCGCTGGTGCTCGCCCGGATCTCGACGCTGGTCTTCGGCGCCTGGGAGCCGAAGACCGGGGCGGTCGGGTCGCTGTGGGACGTGGTCCGCGACCCCCGGCTGAACCATCGGCCGGAGGTCTACGGCGGCATCCTGGAGCCCGAGTGCGCCCGGTTGATGCGGGACTTCTTCCGCTGA
- a CDS encoding tRNA adenosine deaminase-associated protein, translated as MSIFAAAVARGKNGWTASELDLSGLADIDEVVDALRDAEPDAELALLFVESDDEYLSILRLDEGEDLRVFGSDSGFAEESRIGSVLLGEVETPAVEVDDLAAHDDEDEDDRPAADPDADPIGDADLLNDLGIPAQRLLSLCGMEGMLPSDITAEICQKIGCGDEMEELREA; from the coding sequence GTGTCGATTTTCGCTGCCGCTGTCGCCCGGGGAAAGAACGGGTGGACTGCGTCGGAGCTGGACCTTTCAGGCCTGGCCGACATCGACGAGGTGGTGGATGCGCTCCGGGATGCCGAGCCGGATGCCGAGCTGGCGCTGTTGTTCGTCGAGAGCGACGACGAGTACCTGTCGATCCTGCGCCTCGACGAGGGGGAGGACCTGCGGGTCTTCGGGTCGGACTCGGGCTTCGCCGAGGAGTCCCGGATCGGATCGGTGCTGCTCGGTGAGGTGGAGACACCGGCTGTCGAGGTCGACGACCTGGCCGCGCACGACGACGAGGATGAGGACGACCGGCCGGCCGCGGACCCGGACGCCGATCCGATCGGCGATGCCGACCTGTTGAACGACCTGGGCATCCCCGCGCAGCGGCTGCTGTCGCTGTGCGGCATGGAGGGCATGTTGCCGTCCGACATCACCGCCGAGATCTGTCAGAAGATCGGGTGCGGTGACGAGATGGAGGAGCTGCGCGAGGCGTGA
- a CDS encoding M23 family metallopeptidase, giving the protein MRVPRILSGLTIAAVLLTGYGIASAAEPATQSVAVVTDVALPVPTVKPTSAIAAIKAATATKKYAFPVAVKNASWHNTHSGYPATDIFAACGSKVVATTTGVVLEISLKDKFKKGMKDGPYNGGLFVSILGDDGVRYYGSHLQSVTTGIKKGVRVKVGQQIGKVGHTGNASGVCHLHYGISPSCAKVGDWKVRRGVIWPYSYLASWRKGGQKSAVSAVKAWQKKHGCKA; this is encoded by the coding sequence GTGCGCGTACCCCGAATCCTCTCCGGCCTGACCATCGCGGCCGTGCTTCTGACCGGATACGGCATCGCCTCCGCGGCGGAGCCCGCCACCCAGTCGGTCGCCGTCGTCACGGATGTGGCCCTGCCCGTCCCGACGGTGAAGCCGACCAGTGCGATCGCGGCGATCAAGGCCGCCACCGCGACCAAGAAGTACGCCTTCCCGGTCGCCGTCAAGAACGCTTCCTGGCACAACACCCACTCCGGCTACCCGGCCACCGACATCTTCGCGGCCTGCGGTTCCAAGGTGGTCGCCACCACGACCGGCGTGGTCCTGGAGATCAGCCTGAAGGACAAGTTCAAGAAGGGCATGAAGGACGGGCCGTACAACGGCGGCCTGTTCGTCTCGATCCTCGGCGACGACGGTGTGCGGTACTACGGGTCGCACCTGCAGTCGGTGACCACGGGCATCAAGAAGGGCGTCCGGGTCAAGGTCGGCCAGCAGATCGGCAAGGTCGGCCACACCGGCAACGCGAGCGGCGTCTGCCACCTGCACTACGGCATCTCGCCGTCGTGCGCCAAGGTCGGCGACTGGAAGGTCCGCCGCGGCGTGATCTGGCCGTACTCGTACCTCGCCTCGTGGCGCAAGGGCGGCCAGAAGAGCGCGGTCTCCGCGGTCAAGGCCTGGCAGAAGAAGCACGGCTGCAAGGCCTAG